A stretch of the Bacillus sp. B-jedd genome encodes the following:
- a CDS encoding redoxin domain-containing protein produces MEGLKAGDKAPTFTLEATTKEKISLSDYLGSKNIVVAFYGMDFTPGUIKEIASWKEDYKRFGELNAEIMAISADHIHSHRVFAASMGTLPYPLLSDWTKQTIKDYKVFNEKGGVAKRSVFIINQKGDIAYANTSFKADRKEDYEAVFEELSKI; encoded by the coding sequence TTGGAAGGACTGAAAGCAGGAGATAAGGCGCCTACATTTACCCTAGAGGCCACCACAAAAGAGAAGATCTCGTTATCGGACTACTTGGGCAGCAAAAATATCGTCGTCGCCTTTTACGGCATGGATTTTACGCCAGGCTGAATTAAGGAAATTGCCTCTTGGAAAGAGGATTATAAACGGTTTGGAGAATTAAATGCGGAAATTATGGCAATCAGCGCCGACCATATCCACTCGCATCGCGTTTTTGCCGCAAGCATGGGGACGCTGCCGTATCCGCTCCTGTCCGACTGGACGAAGCAGACGATTAAGGATTACAAAGTTTTCAATGAAAAGGGTGGCGTCGCCAAACGGTCCGTATTCATAATCAATCAAAAAGGCGACATCGCTTACGCGAACACGTCTTTTAAAGCAGACCGGAAGGAAGATTATGAAGCCGTCTTTGAAGAATTAAGTAAAATATAA
- a CDS encoding acyl-ACP desaturase encodes MLTNHLDFRLEPRLRELYAEHKKRADKIDWGYHEFLPWDKAMDFRRVPWDPSQVTLPASVITAVETALLTEVNLPWFTSYLEQTFKGSLSVIKEFVHTWTSEEDQHSNLLENYLLITRNVEPMRLHQLHKQTVENGWNPDFHTPFETMVYTSMQELATMVFYYNVAKVAGPHDKDLSSLLRRLAKDETLHYTFYREVIKYHLELEPNYCYHLANVIMNFKMPGAVMPDFENRMAIIAKEANYGPLEYFDQVLDVIIDYWDIENLRPIAPEAEKARLDILNYHARLKRVRDRFYRKQ; translated from the coding sequence TTGTTAACGAACCATTTAGATTTTAGACTAGAGCCACGACTGAGAGAGTTGTATGCGGAGCATAAAAAGCGGGCTGATAAGATTGATTGGGGTTATCATGAATTTTTGCCATGGGATAAAGCAATGGATTTCAGGCGGGTTCCGTGGGATCCAAGCCAAGTTACCCTTCCAGCGTCTGTCATCACAGCAGTTGAAACGGCGCTGTTAACGGAAGTAAACCTGCCGTGGTTCACCTCGTATTTGGAGCAGACCTTCAAGGGATCGTTATCGGTTATTAAAGAATTCGTCCATACATGGACATCCGAGGAGGATCAGCATTCAAATCTGCTCGAAAATTATTTATTAATTACCCGTAATGTTGAGCCGATGCGTCTCCACCAACTGCATAAACAAACAGTTGAGAACGGCTGGAACCCGGATTTCCATACGCCTTTTGAAACGATGGTGTATACGTCCATGCAGGAGCTTGCGACAATGGTATTCTATTATAATGTCGCAAAAGTTGCCGGCCCGCATGACAAAGACTTGTCGAGTCTGCTGCGGCGCCTCGCCAAGGATGAAACGCTGCACTACACCTTTTACCGGGAAGTCATCAAGTACCATTTGGAATTGGAGCCAAATTATTGCTACCATCTAGCCAATGTCATTATGAACTTTAAAATGCCCGGTGCCGTTATGCCTGATTTTGAAAATCGGATGGCCATCATTGCCAAGGAAGCAAACTACGGCCCACTTGAATACTTTGACCAGGTGCTGGATGTCATTATTGATTACTGGGATATTGAAAACCTGCGACCGATTGCACCTGAAGCGGAAAAGGCAAGGCTCGACATCTTAAATTATCATGCTAGATTGAAAAGAGTCAGAGATCGATTTTATAGAAAACAGTAA
- a CDS encoding peroxiredoxin — protein sequence MQQRENIEGKLPFCAQTNDTAPHFTAEAYDNTDKSIKKIRLADYRGRWVILFFYSSNFTFVUPTELAAVAAIHDQFLALNTQILAISTDSVYSHKVFTETSPSAAKVRFPLLSDRTHAISRAYRALNEKIGATFRVTVIIDPEGKICAKFVYPPEVGRNVYEILRVVQGIQYGRKTGEGVPANWVPGKPGIRRDTNMIGKY from the coding sequence ATGCAACAGAGGGAAAACATCGAAGGGAAACTCCCATTTTGTGCGCAGACGAATGATACCGCGCCGCATTTTACGGCAGAGGCCTATGATAATACTGACAAGTCCATTAAGAAAATTCGGCTGGCAGATTACCGGGGCCGCTGGGTAATCCTGTTTTTCTATTCCAGCAACTTCACCTTCGTCTGACCGACCGAATTGGCGGCGGTCGCCGCTATTCATGATCAATTCTTGGCATTGAACACACAGATTCTTGCCATCAGCACCGACAGTGTCTACTCCCATAAAGTTTTCACTGAAACATCGCCATCCGCGGCGAAAGTCCGGTTTCCGCTCCTGAGCGACCGGACCCACGCCATCAGCCGGGCATATCGCGCACTAAATGAGAAAATAGGTGCAACGTTCAGGGTTACTGTCATCATTGATCCGGAAGGGAAGATTTGTGCAAAATTCGTCTATCCTCCGGAAGTCGGCCGCAACGTCTACGAGATTCTCCGGGTCGTCCAGGGCATCCAATACGGCAGGAAAACAGGCGAAGGAGTGCCCGCCAATTGGGTGCCGGGGAAACCGGGCATCAGGCGGGACACGAACATGATCGGGAAGTACTAG
- a CDS encoding DUF2711 family protein: MSETRIMPKPHRYAVCASEEMPIKEFYKGVFEEVFIFYHPFIKTTPHCYETWKSGTYLGKNNILEHCEPIYWAEFLKLAAIENVKKLDIGLRTYIGGLNEKFEDKATAKTIQDVCEKNKMIVPSEGFFSEFLINKILYAIKKEGNEWIWCGDEFGSERKLQFIDDLIHDDQSGNQRINLFTHDHEILLTTHWDSHFSLLCSDKETVKKIVNACNLEGFYCTDRTKIYWSIFD, encoded by the coding sequence ATGTCAGAGACGAGAATAATGCCAAAGCCACACAGGTATGCAGTTTGCGCGAGTGAAGAGATGCCGATTAAGGAATTTTACAAAGGGGTGTTTGAGGAGGTTTTTATTTTCTATCATCCATTTATAAAAACCACACCCCATTGCTATGAAACTTGGAAATCTGGTACTTATCTTGGAAAAAACAATATTTTAGAACATTGCGAGCCAATTTACTGGGCAGAGTTCCTAAAATTAGCCGCCATTGAAAACGTTAAAAAGCTGGATATAGGACTGCGAACATATATTGGGGGATTGAACGAAAAGTTTGAAGATAAGGCAACGGCAAAAACCATTCAGGATGTATGCGAAAAAAATAAAATGATCGTACCGTCTGAAGGATTTTTTTCGGAATTCCTCATTAATAAAATTCTATACGCCATTAAAAAAGAAGGCAACGAGTGGATATGGTGCGGCGATGAATTTGGTTCGGAACGGAAATTGCAGTTCATTGATGATTTAATTCATGATGATCAGAGTGGCAACCAAAGGATTAATTTATTTACACACGATCATGAAATTTTGCTGACAACCCATTGGGATAGCCATTTTTCTCTTCTGTGCTCGGATAAGGAAACCGTCAAGAAAATCGTGAATGCTTGTAATCTTGAAGGCTTTTATTGCACGGATAGAACCAAGATATATTGGAGTATCTTCGACTAA
- a CDS encoding GNAT family N-acetyltransferase, whose protein sequence is MNIAFKRMSEKEFRVYFEDKVERYSHVLSENAHEASNEEPLSKARKQLNNLLPKGTETPSHHLFNIYQADELIGYVWIKVEKEKKSAFLYEIYIFEKYRGKGFGTRVMKHMEVWLEEEGILYFKLHVFGRNEGARKLYEELGFEIAGINMMKTIN, encoded by the coding sequence ATGAATATTGCTTTTAAAAGAATGTCAGAAAAAGAATTTCGGGTATATTTCGAAGATAAGGTTGAGAGATATAGTCATGTGCTATCAGAAAATGCACATGAAGCGAGCAACGAAGAACCACTATCTAAGGCACGTAAACAGTTAAATAATCTACTTCCAAAAGGAACAGAAACCCCTAGTCATCATTTATTTAATATATATCAAGCTGACGAGTTGATTGGATACGTTTGGATAAAAGTTGAAAAAGAAAAGAAAAGTGCATTCCTTTATGAAATTTATATTTTCGAAAAATATCGAGGGAAAGGTTTTGGAACCAGAGTAATGAAACATATGGAGGTTTGGTTAGAAGAGGAAGGAATTTTGTACTTTAAACTGCATGTTTTTGGCCGTAATGAAGGGGCAAGGAAGCTTTATGAGGAACTTGGTTTCGAAATAGCAGGTATAAATATGATGAAAACTATAAACTAA
- a CDS encoding class I SAM-dependent methyltransferase yields MKTIKFFLQYLFYPRKVGAVLPSSEYLAEKMIETIEFQSANYIVEYGAGTGVFTEKILKYRKPNTIVMLFESNKMFYETLREKFKEENNLIIINDTAENIDKYIKQHGFPYIDYVISGLPFASLPKNVSNGILNKSRTFLKNGGRFITFQYTLLKRELFNQHFEQIDIKREYRNVPPAFVLSCHN; encoded by the coding sequence TTGAAAACAATAAAGTTTTTTCTACAATATTTGTTTTACCCAAGAAAGGTGGGGGCTGTTTTACCGAGTTCAGAGTATTTAGCTGAAAAAATGATTGAAACAATTGAATTCCAATCAGCCAACTATATTGTTGAATATGGAGCAGGAACTGGGGTTTTTACAGAGAAAATCTTAAAATACCGAAAACCCAATACCATTGTTATGTTATTTGAGAGTAACAAAATGTTTTACGAAACGTTGAGAGAAAAATTTAAAGAAGAAAACAACCTGATCATCATAAACGATACCGCAGAGAATATTGACAAATATATAAAACAACATGGTTTTCCCTATATTGACTATGTGATTTCGGGTTTGCCATTTGCGAGTTTGCCCAAGAATGTCTCGAATGGTATCTTGAATAAATCAAGAACGTTTTTGAAAAACGGAGGTAGGTTTATTACTTTTCAATATACTCTACTTAAAAGGGAACTTTTTAACCAGCACTTTGAACAAATAGACATTAAACGCGAATACAGAAATGTTCCGCCTGCTTTTGTGTTAAGCTGCCACAATTAA
- a CDS encoding response regulator transcription factor → MGTKILIIDDDKEIRNLISVYLENEGIQTKKAEDAVEGLKLLDKEVFDLIILDIMMPKMDGIEACMKIREERHMPIIMISAKSEDMDKIQGLASGADDYISKPFNPLELIARVKSQLRRYRKYNAVTESKNVMEVGNLTINTDTRQVWVGNKEVRLTPKEFDILELLARNKGIVLSVSKIYEAVWKEDYLRSDNTVMVHITKIREKIEEDPKHPIYIKTVWGLGYKI, encoded by the coding sequence GTGGGCACGAAAATTTTAATTATTGATGATGATAAGGAGATTCGAAACCTTATATCTGTTTATTTGGAGAATGAAGGGATCCAAACTAAAAAGGCCGAAGATGCCGTTGAAGGCTTAAAACTGCTGGATAAGGAGGTGTTTGACCTTATAATCCTGGACATAATGATGCCAAAAATGGACGGAATTGAAGCGTGTATGAAGATCCGGGAGGAACGCCATATGCCTATTATTATGATTTCGGCAAAATCAGAAGATATGGATAAAATCCAGGGACTTGCTTCTGGAGCGGATGATTACATTTCCAAACCATTTAACCCATTGGAACTTATTGCAAGAGTAAAGTCCCAACTTAGACGGTACAGAAAATATAACGCTGTAACCGAAAGTAAAAATGTTATGGAGGTTGGCAATTTAACCATTAATACAGATACACGCCAAGTATGGGTTGGAAATAAAGAGGTTAGGCTTACTCCGAAGGAATTCGATATATTGGAACTGCTTGCCCGAAATAAGGGCATTGTGTTGAGTGTCAGTAAAATTTATGAAGCTGTTTGGAAGGAAGATTATCTAAGATCAGATAATACAGTCATGGTTCATATCACGAAAATCAGGGAAAAAATTGAGGAAGATCCCAAGCATCCCATTTATATAAAAACAGTATGGGGTTTAGGGTATAAAATATGA
- a CDS encoding sensor histidine kinase has protein sequence MRSHKFKNTLIFKLLIAIAVSFLVSMAVLVSFSWLIILFFNIHYVSELSIVTYNIIELTLFSFSFLVTFYLMIRKKLLYLKMITDSVNDIAAGKLGLTIELAGKDELSQLAQNINGMSKELANKFDYERQLEMAKNELITNVSHDLRSPLTSIIGYLDLLRKGNYSDQKQLNDYLDTSYLKSKRLESLINELFEYTRLSSPDVKLDYSEVGMTGLLEQLIGEYIPIFEREKLTIVKALPNEEIHIAMDVEKMVRVYENLFMNAIKYSLKPSDIHISLDRLDSLVILKISNQVENPPLEDLNKLFERFFVGDKARKNNQGTGLGLAISKRIVELHGGTIQGEYKEGWLTFMVEHQLNSCLRDFTRLS, from the coding sequence ATGAGGAGTCATAAATTTAAAAATACACTTATCTTTAAACTTCTGATAGCGATCGCAGTAAGTTTTCTTGTTTCAATGGCGGTACTGGTTAGCTTTTCTTGGCTTATTATACTGTTTTTTAATATCCATTACGTGAGTGAACTCAGTATAGTGACATATAATATCATCGAGTTAACCTTATTTTCATTTTCATTCTTAGTAACTTTCTATTTGATGATAAGGAAAAAATTACTCTACCTAAAAATGATTACCGATAGCGTTAATGACATTGCTGCTGGAAAATTAGGACTGACAATTGAACTGGCAGGTAAAGATGAATTAAGTCAACTTGCTCAAAATATTAATGGCATGTCCAAAGAATTAGCTAATAAATTTGACTATGAAAGACAATTGGAAATGGCAAAAAATGAACTCATTACAAACGTCTCGCATGATTTGCGGTCTCCTTTAACCTCTATCATTGGATATTTGGATTTATTGAGGAAGGGTAATTATTCAGACCAAAAACAACTAAATGATTATCTTGATACCTCCTATTTAAAATCAAAACGACTTGAATCCCTAATTAATGAGCTTTTTGAATATACCAGGTTATCAAGTCCTGATGTCAAGCTTGACTATAGTGAAGTGGGTATGACGGGACTTCTGGAACAGTTAATCGGGGAATACATTCCTATTTTTGAAAGGGAAAAGCTTACGATTGTAAAGGCATTACCTAATGAGGAAATCCATATTGCGATGGATGTTGAAAAAATGGTTCGTGTTTATGAAAATCTTTTTATGAATGCCATTAAATACAGCTTAAAACCTTCTGACATACACATTAGTCTCGATAGACTTGATTCCTTGGTAATTTTGAAAATATCAAACCAGGTTGAAAATCCTCCACTTGAGGACCTCAATAAATTATTTGAACGGTTTTTTGTTGGAGACAAGGCTAGAAAGAATAATCAAGGGACAGGTCTTGGACTTGCCATTTCAAAAAGAATTGTTGAATTGCATGGTGGAACGATTCAAGGAGAATATAAAGAAGGTTGGCTAACCTTTATGGTTGAGCATCAGTTAAATAGCTGTTTAAGGGATTTTACTCGCTTATCCTGA
- a CDS encoding TVP38/TMEM64 family protein, with product MKKNLAVVAIWILTVYIFKENGLLSLDLVALKEYIAANQEYAMLIFIGVWVVRLFAFIPGVPLMIVGGICFGPVQGFILSMVGMAISETLVYVVSKALSSNKFNLFLERKNPQLKALLMKHNYKFLALGIICPIAPSDVICFMSASIGIHYRTYILTVIISNIPIMMLFSFLGITMGESLLGVILILLSAAIILVLTIKIWTNLKQEPCNS from the coding sequence TTGAAAAAGAATCTTGCTGTTGTGGCCATATGGATTTTAACCGTTTATATATTTAAGGAGAATGGTCTGCTGTCACTTGACTTGGTTGCATTAAAGGAATACATTGCTGCAAACCAAGAATACGCTATGTTAATATTTATTGGTGTTTGGGTCGTCAGGCTTTTTGCCTTTATACCGGGTGTCCCGCTCATGATAGTAGGTGGAATTTGCTTTGGTCCAGTGCAAGGCTTTATTCTTTCTATGGTAGGAATGGCGATTAGCGAAACATTGGTATATGTAGTTTCAAAAGCCCTATCAAGCAATAAGTTTAATCTCTTTCTTGAACGTAAAAATCCACAATTAAAAGCCCTTTTAATGAAGCATAATTATAAGTTTTTAGCTTTAGGAATCATCTGTCCCATTGCCCCATCCGATGTCATTTGCTTTATGTCAGCATCCATTGGCATTCATTATCGAACCTATATCTTAACGGTCATTATCTCAAACATCCCAATCATGATGTTGTTTAGCTTTCTAGGAATCACAATGGGTGAATCTTTACTAGGTGTTATCCTAATCCTATTGTCTGCTGCCATTATTTTGGTCCTGACTATTAAAATTTGGACAAATTTAAAACAGGAGCCATGCAATTCCTAG
- a CDS encoding GNAT family N-acetyltransferase encodes MNYTHTLEEITADMLNGFFVGWPNPPSPETHLKLLQNSSHIVLAVEGEQVIGFITAISDGVLSAYIPLLEVLPEYQGKGIGQELVSKMLEHLRGIYMIDLCCDDDLVPYYEKFGMFKANGMLFRNYDRQSGI; translated from the coding sequence ATGAACTATACACATACACTTGAAGAAATTACAGCCGATATGCTGAACGGATTTTTCGTGGGCTGGCCGAATCCGCCGAGCCCGGAAACCCACTTGAAGCTTTTGCAAAATAGCAGCCATATCGTATTGGCGGTGGAAGGCGAACAGGTTATCGGTTTCATTACCGCAATCAGCGACGGTGTCCTTTCCGCCTATATCCCCCTCCTCGAGGTGCTGCCGGAATACCAAGGCAAAGGAATCGGCCAGGAACTCGTAAGCAAGATGCTCGAACATCTGCGCGGTATTTACATGATTGACCTGTGCTGCGATGACGACCTCGTCCCCTACTACGAAAAGTTCGGCATGTTTAAAGCGAACGGCATGCTTTTCAGGAACTATGACAGGCAGTCGGGAATCTAA
- a CDS encoding Crp/Fnr family transcriptional regulator: MRKLDDLQLISDLLSKHNLLSIFGEEHLDQFHLYAPKKGEIVCSDGDQLEELLFLVQGRVKISTALPNGKSLLLRFNNPLSIIGEVEFVTRRMARNTVQCVTDCLLIGINFNLLHEHYKHNPDFLQYIIHHLAHRLYSSTNASSLNLLTRVENRFASFLLSLTTSSSGTFEEEIKTENLVETAELLGTSYRHLNRVINDLIEKEIIEKRGGLILAKNIKKLEELAGGIKYE; the protein is encoded by the coding sequence ATGAGAAAATTAGATGATCTGCAATTGATAAGCGACTTGCTTTCCAAGCATAATCTATTAAGCATATTTGGCGAAGAACATCTCGATCAATTCCATTTGTATGCGCCGAAAAAGGGTGAAATCGTGTGTTCTGACGGTGACCAGTTGGAGGAATTGCTGTTTTTAGTCCAAGGCAGGGTGAAAATCTCCACTGCTTTACCAAATGGCAAATCTCTTTTATTAAGATTCAATAATCCTCTTTCAATCATAGGAGAGGTCGAATTTGTCACTAGAAGAATGGCTAGGAACACGGTCCAATGCGTTACCGATTGTCTACTAATAGGAATAAACTTTAACCTGCTGCATGAACATTACAAACACAATCCGGATTTTCTACAGTACATCATCCATCATCTCGCGCATCGGTTATATTCATCCACGAACGCTTCAAGCCTAAACCTCCTGACAAGGGTGGAAAACCGGTTTGCGAGTTTTTTATTGTCACTTACAACGAGCAGCAGCGGTACGTTTGAAGAGGAAATAAAGACAGAAAACTTAGTAGAAACAGCTGAATTGTTGGGGACAAGCTATCGGCATCTGAATCGGGTCATTAACGATTTAATAGAAAAAGAGATAATAGAGAAGAGGGGCGGACTCATTCTGGCAAAAAATATAAAAAAGCTGGAAGAGTTGGCAGGCGGAATAAAATACGAATAA
- a CDS encoding DMT family transporter, producing the protein MLKGILFSLLAGVFITLQSVFNTNVSSKAGLWLTTAVVHFVGLIGSVAIYMLVRDGSIKSLLEVNKLYLLGGIFGVIIVFSVMQGFTHAGPAFSVSVLLISQLMIALLINTFGFFGVEPIPLSLNKIIGVCVMIGGVLIFQFK; encoded by the coding sequence ATGTTAAAAGGAATATTATTTTCATTACTCGCGGGTGTTTTTATCACATTGCAAAGCGTTTTTAACACAAACGTCAGTTCAAAAGCGGGTCTATGGCTGACGACAGCGGTTGTGCACTTTGTTGGTTTGATTGGATCAGTCGCGATTTACATGCTCGTCAGGGACGGGAGCATCAAGAGCCTTCTAGAGGTGAATAAGCTTTACCTCTTGGGCGGCATTTTCGGCGTCATCATCGTATTCAGCGTGATGCAGGGGTTCACCCACGCCGGACCGGCCTTTTCCGTTTCCGTTTTGCTGATTTCTCAATTAATGATTGCCTTGCTGATCAATACATTCGGCTTTTTCGGGGTCGAGCCAATCCCGCTAAGCCTGAATAAAATCATAGGCGTATGCGTCATGATCGGCGGCGTCCTCATTTTTCAGTTCAAGTAA
- a CDS encoding dihydrofolate reductase family protein, with protein MRKLVLFLHASLDGFVEGPNGEMDIGWVSYDADLEKHSKEILSTADTVIWGRGTYQMMHGYWTSVPSDPTASEHERNHAEWIEKTAKIVFSTTLEQVEWNNSRLVKENVEEEIKNLKQQPGKDMVILGSPRLAHYLMQLDLIDEYKFTVSPVLIGSGLPLFQGVKEKINLKLIENKTFDSGAIALVYQTVR; from the coding sequence ATGAGAAAACTCGTTCTATTTCTGCACGCATCGCTTGACGGTTTTGTTGAAGGTCCGAATGGTGAAATGGACATTGGCTGGGTTTCCTATGATGCTGACTTGGAGAAACACTCAAAAGAAATTCTGAGTACTGCCGACACTGTCATATGGGGACGTGGGACTTATCAGATGATGCACGGTTACTGGACATCTGTGCCTTCGGACCCCACAGCCTCGGAGCATGAACGGAATCATGCCGAGTGGATCGAAAAGACAGCCAAAATCGTTTTTTCCACCACGCTTGAGCAAGTCGAATGGAACAATTCCAGACTGGTGAAAGAAAATGTCGAGGAAGAGATCAAGAACCTCAAACAGCAGCCAGGCAAAGATATGGTCATCCTCGGTAGTCCTAGGTTAGCACACTACCTTATGCAGCTTGATTTAATAGACGAGTATAAATTTACGGTTTCTCCCGTCTTGATAGGCAGCGGGTTGCCTTTATTCCAAGGTGTCAAGGAGAAGATTAATCTTAAACTTATCGAAAACAAAACATTTGATTCAGGAGCCATTGCCCTCGTTTACCAAACGGTTAGATGA
- a CDS encoding DinB family protein, giving the protein MRPRPLLIENPEHARYVSLVPDGDIEEILSKQRTKTITLLRSVSEESAGKAYAPGKWTLKEVIGHMTDSERVMSYRMLAIARGESAPLPAMEQDQYVSAANFNKLSWEQLLAGLDAVRSNTLSLISTIDDAAWVRNGTVMNSPVSVGTIAYGIVGHEIHHMKVISDKYL; this is encoded by the coding sequence GTGCGTCCACGACCATTACTAATTGAAAATCCAGAGCATGCTAGGTATGTTAGTCTTGTGCCAGATGGAGATATTGAAGAAATACTAAGTAAGCAACGAACTAAGACCATTACGCTCTTACGCAGCGTATCAGAGGAGTCAGCAGGGAAGGCGTACGCACCAGGGAAATGGACTTTAAAAGAAGTGATTGGGCATATGACCGACTCGGAACGTGTGATGTCGTATCGAATGCTTGCCATTGCACGAGGTGAAAGTGCACCACTCCCAGCAATGGAACAGGATCAATACGTATCTGCGGCAAACTTTAACAAATTATCCTGGGAGCAGTTACTAGCTGGTTTAGACGCGGTACGCTCCAACACATTAAGCCTTATTTCAACCATTGATGATGCAGCATGGGTTCGTAATGGAACTGTGATGAACAGCCCAGTTTCGGTAGGCACCATTGCGTATGGCATTGTCGGGCACGAGATACACCATATGAAAGTGATTAGTGATAAATACTTATAA
- a CDS encoding pyridoxamine 5'-phosphate oxidase family protein, with product MSNMLKNEELETLRELIKDVDTAMLTTASEEGLVSRPMKTQEVEFDGDLWFFTKKETNKYEEILNDQDVNVAYAGKSYVSVRGKAEIVEDLNKKKELWSKAYEKIMQTTYDDPDVVLIKVKAEAAEYWETGNFVKKIAFMYKRMTGQNAESADINETLDLD from the coding sequence ATGTCTAACATGCTGAAAAATGAAGAACTGGAAACATTGAGAGAGCTAATCAAAGACGTAGACACGGCCATGTTGACGACAGCAAGTGAAGAAGGGCTTGTGTCCCGTCCCATGAAAACCCAGGAAGTAGAATTTGATGGCGACTTATGGTTTTTCACGAAAAAAGAGACTAATAAGTACGAAGAAATTCTAAATGATCAGGATGTCAATGTCGCTTATGCGGGGAAATCCTATGTGTCCGTCCGCGGAAAAGCGGAAATCGTCGAGGATCTAAACAAGAAAAAGGAATTGTGGTCCAAAGCGTATGAGAAGATTATGCAAACCACTTATGATGACCCTGACGTTGTCCTGATCAAAGTAAAAGCAGAAGCTGCCGAGTATTGGGAGACCGGTAATTTTGTGAAGAAAATAGCGTTCATGTATAAACGCATGACAGGGCAAAATGCAGAATCCGCGGATATTAATGAAACGTTGGATCTAGACTAA